The following proteins are co-located in the Rickettsiales bacterium genome:
- the secE gene encoding preprotein translocase subunit SecE: MNPAKFIREVRQETNKVTWPSRREVISSTITVVVLTAFAALFFMLVDGIISNLVEWVLGL, encoded by the coding sequence ATGAACCCGGCAAAGTTTATTCGCGAAGTAAGACAAGAAACTAATAAAGTGACTTGGCCTAGTCGTCGTGAAGTGATCAGTTCTACGATCACGGTTGTCGTATTGACAGCATTTGCTGCTCTCTTCTTTATGTTGGTGGATGGTATTATTAGTAATTTGGTCGAATGGGTTTTAGGCCTTTAG